In Nisaea acidiphila, the DNA window ATCCAGGCATAGACGTTGGACGGGAACTGCCCGCCCAGCATCAGCACGTCCTTACCCGGTTCCAGGCGAAGGTTGGCCGCCGCCGTTGCGATGCCGTAGCTGGTGGAGAAGACGATCGCCACGTCATCCGTCTCAGCACCGATCAATCCCCCGAACAAAGACCGGCAGCGCTCCATTTCGCTCGCGAGATTGGCTCGCTCCGGTGTCCAGGGATGAAGCTTCCGCCTGAGACCGCGCATCCCGCCTTCGAAGCTGGTCCCGAGCGCGGGAGACTGGCTCGCAGAGTTCAGATAGGTGATGTCGTCAGGCAGGTCGAAAAGGGCGCGTTGGCAGGAGAGTGGCATGAAGATAGCTCATACTGATTTCGGCAGATCGCGAGAAAGTAGGTCGAAATTTGTTATGTGAAGAAGTTTAGCATTGCACAACAGCATAACTTTGGCCGACTAAGAAATCTGGAATATCCGACCTGTTGAGATGAGCGTGCGCATGGCCGTATACGACTGCTTCATGTTCAACAATGAACTCGACATCTTGGAACTGCGTCTTCGGGAACTCGAGAATGTGGTCGATACGTTCGTCCTCGTTGAAGCCGCCCAAACCCATACCGGTTTGCCGAAACCGCTTCATTTTGCCGAAAACAGGGAGCGCTTCACGCCCTGGCTCGACCGGATCAGGTATATTGGTATCAAGGAGTTCCCTTCCGGCCTGAAGCCATGGGGACGGGAGAATGCGCAGCGCAGGGCCATATCCCTCGGCCTGAAGGACCTGAAGAACGACGATTTGGTGATCATTTCCGATGTCGATGAAATTCCCCGGGCTTCGTCGATCGAGGAAACGCTGACGCGCAAAGACGTCGATGTCATCGGCTTGCAGCTCACTCATTTCCATCTGCGCCTCAATTACCTGCAACTTGAGGGACGGGACCCGATATTCGTCTGGCCCGTCGCCGCGTGGGGATCCGCCTTCAAACAGAGTCATCCCCAGAAACTCCGCGATTTCCGGATTACGTTGAAAAAAAAGCAGGCGACAAACCGACTCGACGACAACCTCGCGGTTCTGAACCATGCCGGCTGGCATTTCTCCTATATCGGAGATGATGACCACGTCCGACAGAAACTCGCGAGCTTCGCGCATACGGAACATGCCGTCTCGGAGGTGATAGAAACGTTGGGGGTCGAGGAGGCTATTCGACGGGGCATGGACACACTCGGGCGGCCCGGTTTTCGCTGGAAAAGCGTCGCCATCAACGAATACTTCCCGGATTTCGTTCGCCGAAGCAGGGATCGGTTCACGCATCTCATCGCGCCCGATCCGACGCACGAGATCAATCCGGACTTAGTCGTGGATACGCCGGCGATGGTATTGGCGCCGATCCGAGGGACTGGCTCCCGGGGCGGTTAAATTCGCAGAAAATTCCATCCAGATATGGCGGATGGGGTGGGATTCGAACCCACGAGACGGTCACCCGCCTGCCGGTTTTCAAGACCGGTGCCTTCAACCGCTCGGCCACCCATCCGCGTTCCCCGTCTCACGCGCGCACGGTCCGGTGAACGGACATGCGACACCTGCGGGAGGGGTGTCTATACGCAACCGTGCACGCTCCCGCAACAGCGAAGCGCCAAGTGAATCATCGATGCCGTCGACCGTGAATTGCGGCGACGGCAAACAGGTTCGAGTATTGATCAATTCGCTTTATTAGTATTACATTTTATACCAACTAATCATATTTATGGGTGCCGTTCTTCGTGATCGAAAAATCCTCCAGCCCGCCTGGCGGCGGAAACCTCACGCAACAGACCACCGAAGCCCTGCGTGCGAAGATCGCCTCGGGGCCGATGAAGACCGGAGACCGTCTTCCGACCGAAAAGGAGCTGGAAGCCGAATTCGGCGTCAGCCGTACGGTCATCCGCGAAGCGATTGCGGTGCTCAAGGCGGACGGATTGGTCGAGCCACGCAGGGGAGCAGGGATATTCGTCCGCGATCCGGCAGGTACACGCGGGAACAAGCTGCCGTCATTCGCCCCTTCCGATGTACACGAGGCCCTCGATCTGCTGGAATTGCGGATGGCCGTCGAGATCGAGGCGGCCGGCCTTGCCGCGACCCGGCGCACACTTTCCCAAGATGCCCGGATCCGCGAATGCCTCACCCAGTTCGAGCACGCGATCGAGGCCGGCGCCTCTGCGGTCGAAAAGGACGCCGCCTTCCATCTCGCGATAGCTCAGGGAACCAACAACAGCCTGTTCACATCGTTCCTCGAAGCGCTCGGCAGCAATGCTATCCCGCGCAGCAGGCTCTCAGAGGAGGATCGTGCGCGATTGATAGACAAATCCTATCTTGAGCGGGTCAATAAGGAGCACCGCGCCATCGTCGAAGCGATTTCCGCTGGGGAT includes these proteins:
- a CDS encoding FadR/GntR family transcriptional regulator, whose product is MIEKSSSPPGGGNLTQQTTEALRAKIASGPMKTGDRLPTEKELEAEFGVSRTVIREAIAVLKADGLVEPRRGAGIFVRDPAGTRGNKLPSFAPSDVHEALDLLELRMAVEIEAAGLAATRRTLSQDARIRECLTQFEHAIEAGASAVEKDAAFHLAIAQGTNNSLFTSFLEALGSNAIPRSRLSEEDRARLIDKSYLERVNKEHRAIVEAISAGDADAARIAMRDHLSGSITRYRKSLSA